TATTCTCGTTTCTATGAATTGCCTTGTACCCTGACAACATTTCTAGCAATACCACTCCGAAGCTATAGACATCACTCTTGGTAGTCAATTTTTGAAGTCTATAGTACTCGGGGTCCATATAGCCAACTGTGCCAGCCGCACGAAGCGAAAGGTGCGACTCCTCGTCTACAGGGCCCATCAATGATAGGCCAAAATCGGACACCTTGGCAGTCCACGTGGCATCCAACAATATGTTGGAGGACTTGATGTCGCGGTGTATGATTGGTGGAACCGCGTACACGTGTAGGTACTCAATCCCCCTAGCTGCGTCTAATGCGACCTTAATGCGTGCAGCCCATGAGACTAGAGGAGAGCTTTGGAGCCTGTGGAGATGGTCATTGAGGGTTCCATTGTGCACGTACTCGTAGACCAATACGCGCTCGTTGCTATCTTCACAAAACCCATACAGGCGGACGAGGTTCTTGTGGTGGAGGCGGGACAAAGATTCGAGCTCGTTTAGGAAAGCATTGTCTTTGTCATCCTCGCGCTTTGTGGCATATGGTGAAGTCGTTGAAGACATTGATATCTCAGCGCGCTTGATAGCCACTTCTCGGCCATCATCTAGAGTCGCGTGGTAGACGGAACCGAAGCTCCCCGTTCCAATCTTGTGGTCTTCAGAGAAGTTATTTGTGGCTTCAAGTAGTGTTTGCAAAGAGAATTCCTCCAATTGGCCGCCACCATTTCCCAAGCTAATCAAGTGGCTCAACCGCTTCTCCAGAACGGGTGCTGGCACTGCTGGGCCTGGTGGTGGTGCAGCTGGTCGATCCTCAGCCTCAGCTGCGGTTCCTGTCTCGTCCAAGCGACCTGAGTCATGGACGCGGCAGCCTTTACCTTTGCAATATCTGAACAGAAAGAAACAACAGACTAGTAAAAGAGCCGACGACCCCACGCACCCCACCACTAGGAAAGCCACCATCTTGTCATCCCAACCAGTGCTTCCGGTTTCCTCTCCAGGTTGCGGTGATGGAGCCCATGGCGATGATGTCAGCGGTGGTGGAGGGGAAGCTCTCCTTGGACAAGGCCTGCAGATCATTTGTTGACCGCAAATTATGGAAGACCCTCCCAATGGACCGCATGGACATTCACTTCTACTTCTACACGGCCCTGGCAAAACATGCTCAAACACCGGGAAGTTTGAATCAAGAGTATTATCACCCCAACAATAAAGGGAGTCCGATGATGCAACTCCACAGAAAACGCTGCTCTTTGCTTCAATCGCTTTGAAATAGGTCTCCTGCAAGTTTTCTGGCAGACTGAAATTTTGTTCGCCCCAGCAAACAATTCTTCCATCAAGCTTCAGAGCACAACTACGGTTCTCTCCCAAAGCCAATGATGTGAACTCCCCCCGAGGTTTCTCGCCCACCATAACTCCCCAGCAATACAAGCTACTGTTGTCCGAATAGATGGCACAAGCATGCCTGAACCCAGCAGAAACCACGCTATAGTTCCCAACAACTTGATTAGCACTATTGCTCCCAAAGCAAGTAATCTTTCCAATTTGCGATAACCCACATACAAAATTCTCACCCACTGCAATTCTTGAAAAGTTATGATCGATTCTCGGACGGAATCCGCGCCACTGCCAGCATTCTAGGCGACTGGTCTCGTTTACAAGGCCACAAATGTGAGAATTCCCAGCAGCAAGTTCTTTGAGAGCCGGGCCACGATAGATACACTTGGAGGACACAGGACCATCGGTAGAGAACCTCCAACAACGCATGATCGATGTGGATGAGGAAGATGGCGGCCTCAACGCGCAGAAAAACCCTTTTCCAGCGACTATCCCAGAAAATGACGTGTTCACGGGGAAACTAGTTTCTTGAGGGAAACTAGTACAGTTGAGGGAAACTGGCTGGTTAGGGGGCTTAGTTATTGCACAGATTAATGGTTGATCAGAAGTCTCAGAAATCGATACAGTGGAGAGTGAATAAACGAACGGAATACAAGAAACCAAGGATAAGGAGACGATTAAGGGGAGGATAAAGTTGGAGTTGTTAAAGATGAAAGCCATAGAAATGATGGGCAAGTTTTGATAATATCATGGTGGGTAAGGAGGAGGTGAgatggaaaatgagaaaatgtgATGGGAGGAGCATGAGGTTTTCGGCCAATTTGAAGGGTGTATAGGAGTTTCGAAAGGAGGGGGGCcaaagagaaaagtgaaggaaaacGCGGTTTCTTTAGGGAGGGTTTGTGAGGACCAAAGACCAAGTAAGTCATTTGAAAAGTTAATAGTTTGAGAAGTGGACCGTTTAGTCGTTACCCCAAGGAGAGAGCTGAAAACTACAAAACACTAGTCATTAATCCAAAGCCTAAAGTCCTAACCTTCCGTTCAAAATTAGGTCGAGAAGATGATTTTAGAGCTGAGCAGCCACAGTTTTCGCTGGTAAATCCAACTAGAGTCGATAGATCTATATGATCATAGTTTATCTGGTCTGGTGATGTAGGTCCGTATCATACGTGCAGGTTAAGGAAGGAGTCAGGACTCACAAAAGCCATACAAAATAAATCTCATCCTATGCTTTGTGTAATTTCTCTGCAATTGCATCATTAGTGATTAAcgactttcatatatatatatatatatatatatttgactcttcttatttaatattttgttatctACACCAAAATACAAGTTGAAGTCAGCTGAGTCCATTATGCAATCATGATTCATACATCTAAAGTCCATTATCCACGCATCACAAATTGGTAATCATCGCCATAAGAGCAACCAATTATAAGTTTTTTACCCAAGTAAGAACcactttatttaataaataagtagactaatatcattaaaatgatgtttttatgAACCCGAGTAGGACATTTTTAGTTCCATGGTGTGTGGTCTGAAACTTTTTGTCTTCCCTCTGGATTTCAACCCAATCAATCCAGAGTGGTTAAGCTGATTCCCTCTTTaattgtgtcttttttttttccttttacttttcttcTGAATTATGTCGGTTTTTTAAGTCTAGCTATTACATCTAAAGAACAAATAACAAACATTCGGCCCCTAACGTTCATGTTTTGTTGCTCTATAAATTTTGGTTTCTTGAGACCAATATATAATCTATACATTCCACATCAGCAATTACCTTTaggtatttttaaatatcaagtAGTTGATTTTGAAGTAATATTGCATCAAATCTGCTCGAAATGCTTCTTGTGCctttcatatgcaaaattattcctgaatcaatatatatatatatatatatatatatatatatatatatatatatattgcatatacCAAACCAGCAATAGGCTCCGCATCAGATTACAGCAACCAACACCATTTCGTCTGATACGTACTCTAGGAGGTCTTATCATAATCATAGGAACTACAATTTGGCCAACACTTGCGGAAGTCCTAAGATTTTCATGAAGTTTTTGAACCTCAGCTATTCCTGAAAGTAAGTACGACTGACTAGAGGAAAAACTTGCTGTTTTTGTCAGAATCGTTTTTTCGGGACTTGAAAGCGCAAGGATCGGCATCAATAAGCATTTTGACCACCTCCCTCATAGTAGGGCGAACGGATGGAAGCTTAGTAGTACAAAGGACTGCAACCTTCAAGACCTTAATCATGTCATCTTGGACAGAATGAGTTGCCACTTTATCATCCAGAACCCTGAGAACACTTTCACGGTCATTGAGATGATTTAAAACCCAATAAACAATATCTTTTCCTTCTCCATATTCCTCTTCAACAGGTCTTCTACCCGTAATTAGTTCTAGCAGCACCACGCCAAAGCTATATACGTCACTCTTTTCAGTGACTTTAAGACTATATGCCAGCTCTGCATAGTAAAATTGGAGTCTAGACATTAGTAACGATAGACAATCGCAATTCCCTAAAGGATAATGGATTTATATAAAAACCTCTTCATTAGTCACAAAGGAAACCTCAGCCACGCAAGTttacaaaattagaattttcaTCAGGTTAACATAACTAATTTCCCTTAGTTTAATaactttttccattttattgGGGGGCGAGGGCTGGGGGTAATATAGACATAACGATAGATAACTTGAAGGAATGGACCATTCTTTTGACTTAAGCAAACACCTATCTCTACAATTCGGTTACACTTCAGAAACCATATTCCAGTGGGTCATATCTTAGTGCGGGTTTTCAAGTAGACGCTCTATAAGAAGCAACCATCAAAATTACATTCTCAACAAAGAGCATTTAATACTAACTAGTTCTGAAAATGTTACCtaagatttattatatttacgtTTCCTGCAAAAACCACACATGATCCTTTCATGAAATATTAAGGTCCTATGGCTAGGAGACAGATAACAGCCAACATGAGGGCTTAATGAATATCATTCATGGTTTATTTATCCATgcgtgaaaaaagaaaagaaaagaagttttgaaACTCACCAGGAGCAATATAGCCGTGAGTGCCAGCAAAACAGCTATAATCAGACCCTTTAAGAGACTTCTCAGCAACCTTTGCAACCCCAAAGTCAGCAATTTTTGGCTCATAATCCTCATTAAGTAAAATGTTGCTTGATTTTATATCCCTATGAATGATAGGTGGTGAACAATCATGGTGCAGATATGCAATCCCCTTTGCAGCTCCCAAACAAATTTGATACCGCTGGTACCAATCCAATTCTGGCTGCCCAACTTTGATGTCTCTGTGAAGAGCTTGAAATAGATTACCATTTTCCATGTACTCAAATACCAGAAAACTTGAGCCTCCTTTTAGCAGAGATGCATAAAGCTTCAGTATATTTCTGTGCCTGATTTTTCCCAGAATCTCCATTTCTGCTTCCAAAATCTTCACGCCATCTCCTTTCCATAGTTGCTTTACAGCCACTGtacttccatttttcttcaaatccaGTCGATAAACTTTTCCTGTAGCACCACTTCCAATCACATTTTCTTCTTCCAGATCACATATTTCATCAGCATTGATATCTAGTTGGTGGAAAGATGCAAGTTTCCATTTAGGATCTACTTTCTTCTCCCCTTCCAACTCATTTTCCATATCAGCCTCACTAAGCTTGAAGTTCTTATAACTCACAAGCAATAATCCAGCTAATAGGACAACCAAGGTGGATGCTATAACACATAACAGAACGAATTTACCTGCAAAGATCCCTCTTTGACTATGGTTTTTAGTACAAACATTTATGCTTGAACTGATTTTAGAATTTTGGTTAACACAGAGTCCCCTGTTTCCAAGATATGCTATGTCTCCACCCATGGTCAAAAGATCAGATGGAACCCTTCCCGATAGCTGGTTTTCAGACAAATCAATGGAGCTTAACCTCAGTTTCTCCAAGTTTTCAGGAATCAAACCTGTAAGTTCATTTCTCGAAAGATTCAGAGAGTTCAACGAGGtcattgaagaaaatgtttctGGTATACTTCCTGTCAAAGCATTTAAGGCAAGATTCAAGTCAACAAGCCTCACACAGTTACCCAGTTCAGGGGGTATTGATCCTGTCAAAGAATTCTTTTCCAAGTGCAAAGATGATAATTGCAGCAGAGCACCGATTTCAGAAGGTATTTTACCAGTGAAGTTATTATTGCTCAAATGAAGCCTCTCTAAGTTCCTCAGCTTGCCAAGTTCTGGTGGAAGCTCACCTGAAAAGTTATTGTTCAATAAAACCAACTGACTCAAGCTAGCAGAAAACCTGATATCGGCGGACATACCTCCACTAAAATTGTTATCACCAAAATCAATCATTCTTACGTATGGAAGTGCCCAAACCCCATCGGGAACTTTCCCAGACAAGCGGTTCATATTGATTCTCAACCTTTGTAGAGACTTGCACTCAGCATAAGACTCTGGCAATTCTCCGGAAAATTCATTTCCCAAAGCAAGTAAGAACCTTAGCTTCCTGTTTTCACACAAGAACTTTGGGAAACCACCCGAAAACTTATTCTCAGATATGTCGATGCTGTCCAACGGTGAAAACCGGCCAAAATTCACAGGAAACTCCCCGGTAAAGCTGTTACCATAGATTGAGAACCCAACAAGATGCTGCATATCTCCAAATCCTGCAGGGAATTCCCCGGAAAAGTTGTTCTTATAAATATGGAAAACCACCAAATTCTTCAGACTCCCAATTTCATTGGGCAACTTCCCATGCATCCTGTTGGCAGAAGCATCGAATTCCCTCAGAAAGGTCAGGTTGGCAAGCTCTCGTGGGATTTCTCCAGCCAAATTGTTATCGAAGAGCTCGATCTTGTTCAGTTTCTTTAATTTGACAATCGACTCGGGGAAGTTCCCGGAGATCTTGTTACTCGATATATCAAGCGTCTCCAGGTCCTTGAGCTCGAAAATAGACTCTGGAATGTCTCCCTTCAAGTTAGCACCCCTCAGAAATAACCAAGTCAAGTTCTTCAAATTCCCAAGAGTCTCAGGAATTTCACCCTCGTCGAATTCATTCTCACCGAGCCCCAGGGCAATCAATCCGGTTAAATTCCCCACCCAACTTGGCAAGGAACCCGAAAAGTAGTTTAGTGAAAGATCGAGAATCTCTAAGCTTCTCAGCCCGGAGAGGTCGGGAATACGTCCGATCATGTTGTTTTCGGTGAGATTCAACACTCTAAGGTTGCTGCAGTTACTCAGTTCCAAAGGAAGCCTTCCGGAGATGTTATTGGACGGCAACGAGAGTACAGTCAAGCTCTCGAGGACAGAAATAAACGACGAGATCACCCCCGAAAGAGACTTGCTTTCAAGAGAGATTTCGGTGACTCTACCGGAAACCGGGTGGCACGTAATGCCGGAGAACTCACAGGGAGAGTCTGAAGCTTTCCAGGATTGCAAGCAATGGTGGGGGTCATTGAGCTGGTTTTTCCAGTGGAGGAGGGCTTCGGATTCGGCCGTTAGGGGCGTACAAGGcgggaaaagagaaaagaagaggaagaacagGAGGGTTGGGAACCGGAGGGAGGGAAAGGGGGTAGTTGTGGCCATTGGGGAAAAGAGCAGGGGccaaatggtaattaaaaaaaggGAGGGGGGGGATGGATCTAATCTGCCCGGTGATGTAGAGCCATACATACGTAGTGGGGGGTGTGAGCATGAAACGCCATTAGTACCCGATTGGTCACCCTCTTGGGAACAGCTGAGCAGGAAACAAACGTTCACAAATGAAATAATTGAGCcgattattattataatatttatttataattaaagcacctataaaataaataaactactGTTGAAAGCGTCGAAGTTAATCCAAAGAAAGCTGAGGTTAAAACGTCAATTTTGTTTGTAGCTGTGGATGAGTGGCGTACGTGGCAATGAAAGAATCAAACCGTACTTCAAAGTTActcatattttttacatttgcatAAAGTGATCAGTGATTTAACTCAACTAAAACTAAGGATTCAAAAgtaatcttaatttattttatcttattattataatttttttaaatttttatataaaatataataaataatttaaaaataataataatattaaaaaatattatctcatatcatctctttATCCAaatcaatcttaaaataaatctatatttttaataatatttcatctctcaatccaaacaataaaacatATCCATATTCCTAATTACCAATTCTAAAtcctaacatttttcaaaaccactAACACCCAACTTTGTGAACTACCTTCAAGCATTCCAAATCTAACACCCAACTTTGtgaatttccttttttttttagtgtactTTATGAACTATACCATTAAGAAAGGAAACTTAAAAAGCAAACAACTTGAATCAAAGATTCGAGGAGGGGGAAAAAGAGGGACAGAAAGATATAAGGAAAGAGAAAACAAGCGAAGAAGTTGGAAGCTGATTATGTATAACCATTTAACCTGAAATTTCATAGATGCGAGAACCAAAAGACCGCAGCTCAACTCTGATCTGCTCCATGCATGTTTTCCAAGTCCAACTGCTTGCTGCTTCGGTTTCACAATTCAATGGAGAGAGATTCCTCCTCAAAAGAAAGTAATTACTCAAAACAGAATTTATAAAGTAGAAGATAGCAGAGCTCCCTGATCTGGACGTAAAGCTCCCGGCCACAGCTTTTCAAATGAGAAGACGATAAATCTGttaaggaaaggaaaggaaaggaaaggaaaacaaaacatgGCAGAAGAAAGAAGCTGTAGTGGTGAGCAGAGAGGGTACGTGAGCTAAGCAGTGGACGGTGGAGTGTAGGCCATAGGGCCACGAGACGATGGAGTGGAGACAAATATGCTTTGGTAAGGTATTCTGGAGTTTTACTTACATCCCCCCACCACCTCGATAACAGCGAAATTAAACGTCCTTGTTGtttctagaaataaattataaataaatgtgTTGCCTTAAATTTCGGTTACTTTGGATATTTTGGAGATCGGATAGAGTCAGAGTTGTCATCGAAAGTGTGGAGAACGATATAGGACTTTGCTTTTTTCCACGCTATTTATACTTCTTGATGtgttgtatatatttataattttaatataatattatatgtatttaattaaaaaatttatattattaatattttttaattcaatttttgaatttcataatctttaatatattaataactaacacatcaatatgttatataaaaattataaataatattttctcacGACATCATGTTCGGAAGCGAGACAGAAGGCGGAGAACTGCTGAAattaattcttaattatttttgtttttctttaaaataacattaaacaaaaaaaaaaggaacagtGGTACGGTAGTTGTACCGTCCACTCATTTTTCTTCAAGTGTTGGACaaagtaattaaaattaaagtatggTTAAAATATTTGTGTGCGGGCATGAGAGGTCAAGTAACCCATCATATCGCAACAATAATAATTATGACTGAGCATATTGATATAGACTAATTGATCAAGAGCTTTtctcaaaagagaaaaaattagattaagaggtttttttttataataatgaaatgaaatgagataattttagaagagtttaataaaatattattataatattattttaaaatattattattattttaaaatttaaaaaaattaaattatttattatattaaaatatatttaagttggatcttttatttaatgaataaaaaataaataaaaaaataaatttaatattactattttccGACCCAATGGTTGGCGTTTGAATTCAGAATTTGGGACCCATTCTACAAGCAATCGCATTAATGCAAGGAGAGGGGTGGGGGCCAATTGATCGAAATATATTAACACCTAACACaccaaaaagaggaaaaaaaaaaaaaaaaaatggggttcATGTGGAGAACAGAAACTTGATAAAAACTGGCAGATATGAAGGCCGACATGGACCCTCTGATATCTATCGTCTTTCATCTATTTCCAGACATTTTCTATCTGCAACCGACGCTGGCGGTGCTGGGCATCCATCTCTGTATCACGCGGTTCATAATTAGGACAGACAgactttcttttttagtttgagaaaaaaatacaaaactataTGAGGTGGGATGAAAGAGGCAAGTAAAAAAGAGAGGGATTCCGAAAAGCAGAGCTCTGAAATGGAAACTTTTCCTCAACATACCAACTGTATAATACTATTTCACTCGCATGTCTCTTCCTTAATTTTTAGGgttcgtttggttaccaaactcacctcaattcatctcaactcatcattacaattttttcaaattccaatataaaatataataaataattcaactttttcaaattttaaaataataataatattaaaaaataatattctaacaatattttatcatcacaactcaactcaattcaactcacttcaacatccacacacatccttaataaataaataaaggatgtTTTGCATGCATAGTAATCggatttgaaatttgtattcACTCTAGTCCCTACCAATCACATAATACAAGCTAGTATATACTTGTAAAATCATATGAATCGATGTAATCCTaaataatgtatataatatttgcCACATACGCATCAATTCTGGCGATGTTTATCTTAATTAATGCCATGTTCAAAAAGTAACTAATTATATCCAAGGAAAAAAAGTAAGGAAATTAGAAAAAGTTTGCTGTGTGGAGGAGGGAATGTGTGGAGGAGGGAACGGTGCAGATCTCTTTCAAAATGAGAGCGATATAACACTTGGGTGCATTTAGTAACGAATAGCTAGCACGACTTGACTCATTCAACCATGGAATTAGGatccaaaacaaatatatatatatatatatatatatatatatatatatatatattgtggggATGTGCTCTCTCTACTGTTAAGTGTTAATTGCTAAGTGCATCCACCTCAAGCTGAGTTATTCTAAAGCTACTTGAGTAGTACTGATAAAACTATTACCTGATAGCTGATACAACGGTAGCCTGTGACGTCGCATGATCCTCTCCCTGTCCGCATTCTTCTTcaacccaaaaaatcaaaagaaaaaagctacACGTAGTGCTCCATTTTGAGTGACTTGGGCTTGGGACTCACGGGTCTTTCTTTTTCGCGATTCGGCCTCGGCTTTTAAGCAGTGGACCATATTGGGCTTCATTTTGGGCCCTAAAAAGTGAGTTGCGTCGTATGTTTCTTCGGCATCTGTTTTGTTGCTAACGCTATTGCTTAGGTAAATATTCCCTGCGGCCTGCAAgaatagttaaataaaaaattctaactaTTCTTGCAGTCGGTAATCGCAGGCATTGACGCGTAAGGGTAGCTGCTACGTCTTGTTAATTCAATATGGATATAACATAATTAAAGCGGATTTAAATTTGACCTTAACGGATTCGGATCAAAACGAATTAAccctttaaaatataattatttaacagATCAACCCGTTATGATTCATTAAgaagttgaatttatatttatatcatatttgagattgtaacattaatattttacaatgtttgtttataatatttaggATTGTAACTTTAGTATTATTACAATGtatgtttatcatatttgtgtAATTGTGTGTAAATTATATTTGGCACTATTAGGATTTTAAtatcgatatttttattgtttagattgtaattttagacttgtcgttagttttttttttaatagatattgtttatattttttttacaagtaatgatattgtttatattttcacgtttatataaaatcaatcaggtTAAACGGATTGAGTCCGTTCAATTCATTAACATAAACATGTTGAAACGAGTCGGGTTGTATTgtgtcaatttattttgtatttaatgacagatcatgtcatgtcaatctgttattttaatggatcgtgttagagtttgagattttgatatgaaattattaacaGGTCGTGTTCGAGTTGACCCATTAAGTATAATGTACATGTCCTGACACAACACTAACACAATTCGTTAACACGATTTAACACTCCTACTGACGTGGATATCGTTTAGTGAAATGGGGTGTTTT
This genomic interval from Juglans microcarpa x Juglans regia isolate MS1-56 chromosome 4D, Jm3101_v1.0, whole genome shotgun sequence contains the following:
- the LOC121260748 gene encoding receptor protein-tyrosine kinase CEPR2-like; translated protein: MYGSTSPGRLDPSPPSLFLITIWPLLFSPMATTTPFPSLRFPTLLFFLFFSLFPPCTPLTAESEALLHWKNQLNDPHHCLQSWKASDSPCEFSGITCHPVSGRVTEISLESKSLSGVISSFISVLESLTVLSLPSNNISGRLPLELSNCSNLRVLNLTENNMIGRIPDLSGLRSLEILDLSLNYFSGSLPSWVGNLTGLIALGLGENEFDEGEIPETLGNLKNLTWLFLRGANLKGDIPESIFELKDLETLDISSNKISGNFPESIVKLKKLNKIELFDNNLAGEIPRELANLTFLREFDASANRMHGKLPNEIGSLKNLVVFHIYKNNFSGEFPAGFGDMQHLVGFSIYGNSFTGEFPVNFGRFSPLDSIDISENKFSGGFPKFLCENRKLRFLLALGNEFSGELPESYAECKSLQRLRINMNRLSGKVPDGVWALPYVRMIDFGDNNFSGGMSADIRFSASLSQLVLLNNNFSGELPPELGKLRNLERLHLSNNNFTGKIPSEIGALLQLSSLHLEKNSLTGSIPPELGNCVRLVDLNLALNALTGSIPETFSSMTSLNSLNLSRNELTGLIPENLEKLRLSSIDLSENQLSGRVPSDLLTMGGDIAYLGNRGLCVNQNSKISSSINVCTKNHSQRGIFAGKFVLLCVIASTLVVLLAGLLLVSYKNFKLSEADMENELEGEKKVDPKWKLASFHQLDINADEICDLEEENVIGSGATGKVYRLDLKKNGSTVAVKQLWKGDGVKILEAEMEILGKIRHRNILKLYASLLKGGSSFLVFEYMENGNLFQALHRDIKVGQPELDWYQRYQICLGAAKGIAYLHHDCSPPIIHRDIKSSNILLNEDYEPKIADFGVAKVAEKSLKGSDYSCFAGTHGYIAPELAYSLKVTEKSDVYSFGVVLLELITGRRPVEEEYGEGKDIVYWVLNHLNDRESVLRVLDDKVATHSVQDDMIKVLKVAVLCTTKLPSVRPTMREVVKMLIDADPCAFKSRKNDSDKNSKFFL
- the LOC121259025 gene encoding serine/threonine-protein kinase-like protein CCR4 codes for the protein MAFIFNNSNFILPLIVSLSLVSCIPFVYSLSTVSISETSDQPLICAITKPPNQPVSLNCTSFPQETSFPVNTSFSGIVAGKGFFCALRPPSSSSTSIMRCWRFSTDGPVSSKCIYRGPALKELAAGNSHICGLVNETSRLECWQWRGFRPRIDHNFSRIAVGENFVCGLSQIGKITCFGSNSANQVVGNYSVVSAGFRHACAIYSDNSSLYCWGVMVGEKPRGEFTSLALGENRSCALKLDGRIVCWGEQNFSLPENLQETYFKAIEAKSSVFCGVASSDSLYCWGDNTLDSNFPVFEHVLPGPCRSRSECPCGPLGGSSIICGQQMICRPCPRRASPPPPLTSSPWAPSPQPGEETGSTGWDDKMVAFLVVGCVGSSALLLVCCFFLFRYCKGKGCRVHDSGRLDETGTAAEAEDRPAAPPPGPAVPAPVLEKRLSHLISLGNGGGQLEEFSLQTLLEATNNFSEDHKIGTGSFGSVYHATLDDGREVAIKRAEISMSSTTSPYATKREDDKDNAFLNELESLSRLHHKNLVRLYGFCEDSNERVLVYEYVHNGTLNDHLHRLQSSPLVSWAARIKVALDAARGIEYLHVYAVPPIIHRDIKSSNILLDATWTAKVSDFGLSLMGPVDEESHLSLRAAGTVGYMDPEYYRLQKLTTKSDVYSFGVVLLEMLSGYKAIHRNENRVPRNVVDFVVPYIAQDEIHRVLDPKVPPPTPFEIEAVAYVGYLAADCVKLEGRDRPSMTEIVSILERALAACLAHPALSRSTTGSST